Proteins encoded together in one Variovorax paradoxus window:
- a CDS encoding Lrp/AsnC family transcriptional regulator, whose protein sequence is MESIDKFDLAILQELQADGRLTNAELAQRVGLSAAPCWRRVRALEEAGFIKGYHAEIDRHKIGLGVLAFVRVDTERVTHDATQQLEDAIRKLPEVVACHYISGTGTFELQVVAQDLDSFSAFARRHLMNLPNVKDLHTSFSLGEVKASSAWPLGHLAR, encoded by the coding sequence ATGGAAAGCATTGACAAGTTCGACCTTGCAATCCTGCAAGAACTGCAGGCCGATGGCCGCCTGACGAATGCCGAGCTTGCGCAGCGCGTAGGCCTTTCGGCCGCACCCTGCTGGCGCCGGGTGCGCGCGCTGGAAGAAGCCGGCTTCATCAAGGGCTATCACGCCGAGATCGACCGCCACAAGATCGGGCTCGGCGTGCTCGCTTTCGTGCGCGTGGACACCGAACGTGTGACGCACGACGCCACCCAGCAGCTCGAGGACGCCATCCGCAAGCTGCCCGAGGTGGTGGCCTGCCACTACATCAGCGGCACCGGCACCTTCGAGCTGCAGGTGGTGGCGCAGGACCTGGACAGCTTCTCGGCCTTTGCGAGGCGCCACCTGATGAACCTGCCCAATGTGAAAGACCTGCACACCAGCTTCTCGCTGGGCGAGGTGAAGGCCAGCAGCGCCTGGCCGCTCGGGCACCTGGCACGCTAG
- a CDS encoding indolepyruvate ferredoxin oxidoreductase family protein produces MNAPLPEHIRKALETVTLDDKYSLDYGRAFMSGVQALVKLPMLQRLRDKQAGKNTAGFISGYRGSPLGGYDQALWKASKFLKEQNIIFQPGVNEELAATALWGTQQLGFSPAGTNKFDGVFGIWYGKGPGVDRCSDVFKHANMAGTTEWGGVIAVAGDDHISKSSTAAHQSDHIFKACGTPVFFPANVQEILDLGIHAFAMSRFSGIWSGMKTIQEIVESSATAMIDPDRVEIVIPTDFQMPPGGLHIRWPDHALEQEARLMHYKWYAALAYIRANRLNHNVIEGPNDRFGIMASGKAYNDTRQALIDLGLDDATCRQLGIRLHKVGVVWPLEAQLTRDFATGLQEILVVEEKRQVIEYQLKEELYNWRADVRPNVLGKFNELDGDFSGGEWAMPNPTANTLLRANADLNPALIAKAIAQRLRKLGILDQAGTDMHARIDAQIAILEAKERSMEALKVGGVQGADRQPWFCSGCPHNTSTVVPEGSRAMGGIGCHFMATWMDRSTIGFTQMGGEGVPWVGQQPFTTDQHIFANLGDGTYFHSGLLAIRQSIAAGVNITYKILYNDAVAMTGGQQVGERPEGHSVLQIAESLHAEGAKKVVIVTDEPEKYEGVNIPGDHVEVKHRDLLDDIQREFRAIAGTTAIIYDQTCATEKRRRRKRGTAVDPAKRVVINDLVCEGCGDCSVKSNCLSVEPLETEFGRKRTINQSTCNKDMSCLKGFCPSFVTVEGGQLKKKAKNKADTPLELGPLPEPTVPALAQGQVWGIVVAGVGGTGVITIGQLLGMAAHIEGKGIVTQDAAGLAQKGGATWSHALIGESQDAIRTTRVGTAAADLILAADPLVAVNAETLARMREGRTHVALNTHSTPTAAFVRNSNWVNPQDDCANQIARVVGTDALGTFDADAAATTLMGDSLYANPMLLGFAWQKGWIPLALESLLRAIELNAVAVDNNKAAFAWGRQAAANPDALQKRVRPGHVIEFKKRETVESLVARRAEFLTGYQNAAYADEYRQFVGKVQQAESVLGKTALTETVARYLFKLMAYKDEYEVARLHTDRSFLDRVEGMFEGEMGKDFKLNYHLAPPIIAKKNTKGELQKQQFGPWMLSGFRLLARLKGLRGTALDIFGRTEERKTERALIGEYRASIEEVIAGLHAENHALALEIASLPEQIRGYGHVKERNLAAARTRWSELLAKWRNPQSAQRAAA; encoded by the coding sequence ATGAACGCACCGCTGCCCGAGCACATCCGCAAGGCGCTGGAAACCGTCACGCTCGACGACAAATACAGCCTCGATTACGGCCGGGCCTTCATGAGCGGGGTGCAGGCGCTGGTCAAGCTGCCCATGCTGCAGCGGCTGCGCGACAAGCAGGCCGGCAAGAACACCGCGGGCTTCATCAGCGGGTATCGCGGCTCTCCGCTAGGCGGCTACGACCAGGCGCTATGGAAGGCGAGCAAGTTCCTGAAGGAACAGAACATCATCTTCCAGCCCGGCGTGAATGAAGAGCTTGCCGCCACGGCGCTCTGGGGCACTCAGCAACTGGGCTTCTCGCCCGCGGGCACCAACAAGTTCGACGGCGTCTTCGGCATCTGGTACGGCAAGGGCCCGGGCGTGGACCGCTGCTCCGACGTCTTCAAGCACGCCAACATGGCCGGCACCACCGAATGGGGCGGCGTGATTGCGGTGGCAGGCGACGACCATATTTCGAAGAGCAGCACGGCCGCGCACCAGAGCGACCACATCTTCAAGGCCTGCGGCACGCCGGTGTTCTTTCCGGCCAACGTGCAGGAAATATTGGACCTGGGCATTCACGCCTTTGCCATGAGCCGCTTCTCGGGCATCTGGTCGGGCATGAAGACGATCCAGGAAATCGTCGAGTCGAGCGCCACGGCCATGATCGACCCGGACCGCGTCGAGATCGTCATTCCCACCGATTTCCAGATGCCGCCCGGCGGCCTGCACATTCGCTGGCCCGACCACGCGCTCGAGCAGGAAGCGCGGCTCATGCACTACAAGTGGTATGCCGCGCTGGCCTACATCCGCGCCAACCGGCTCAACCACAACGTGATCGAAGGCCCGAACGATCGCTTCGGAATCATGGCCAGCGGCAAGGCCTACAACGACACCCGCCAGGCGCTGATCGACCTCGGCCTGGATGACGCCACCTGCCGCCAGTTGGGCATCCGGCTGCACAAGGTGGGCGTGGTGTGGCCGCTGGAGGCGCAGCTCACGCGCGACTTTGCCACCGGCCTGCAGGAAATCCTGGTGGTGGAAGAAAAGCGCCAGGTCATCGAATACCAGCTGAAGGAAGAGCTCTACAACTGGCGCGCCGACGTGCGCCCCAACGTGCTCGGCAAGTTCAACGAGCTCGACGGCGATTTTTCGGGCGGCGAATGGGCCATGCCCAATCCCACCGCCAACACGCTGCTGCGCGCCAACGCCGACCTGAACCCTGCGCTCATCGCCAAGGCCATTGCCCAGCGCCTGCGCAAGCTCGGCATCCTGGACCAGGCGGGCACCGACATGCATGCGCGCATCGATGCGCAGATCGCCATCCTCGAAGCCAAGGAGCGCTCGATGGAAGCGCTCAAGGTGGGCGGCGTGCAGGGCGCCGACCGCCAGCCGTGGTTCTGCTCGGGCTGCCCGCACAACACCAGCACCGTGGTGCCCGAGGGCTCGCGCGCCATGGGCGGCATCGGCTGCCACTTCATGGCAACCTGGATGGACCGCTCCACCATTGGCTTCACGCAGATGGGCGGCGAGGGCGTGCCGTGGGTGGGCCAGCAGCCCTTCACCACCGACCAGCACATCTTCGCGAACCTGGGCGACGGCACGTACTTCCACAGTGGCCTGCTCGCCATCCGCCAGAGCATTGCCGCGGGCGTGAACATCACCTACAAGATCCTCTACAACGACGCCGTGGCCATGACCGGCGGCCAGCAGGTCGGCGAGCGGCCCGAGGGCCACTCGGTGCTGCAGATTGCCGAAAGCCTGCATGCCGAAGGCGCGAAGAAGGTCGTCATCGTGACCGACGAGCCCGAGAAGTACGAGGGCGTGAACATCCCCGGCGACCACGTCGAGGTGAAGCACCGCGACCTGCTGGACGACATCCAGCGCGAGTTCCGCGCGATTGCCGGCACCACCGCCATCATCTACGACCAGACCTGCGCCACCGAGAAGCGCCGCCGCCGCAAGCGGGGCACGGCCGTCGATCCGGCCAAGCGCGTGGTCATCAACGACCTGGTCTGCGAAGGCTGCGGCGACTGCAGCGTGAAGAGCAACTGCCTGTCGGTGGAGCCGCTCGAAACCGAATTCGGCCGCAAGCGCACCATCAACCAGAGCACCTGCAACAAGGACATGAGTTGCCTCAAGGGCTTCTGCCCGAGCTTCGTCACCGTCGAAGGCGGCCAGCTCAAGAAGAAGGCGAAGAACAAGGCCGATACGCCGCTCGAACTCGGCCCGCTGCCCGAGCCAACCGTGCCGGCACTGGCGCAGGGTCAGGTGTGGGGCATCGTGGTGGCCGGCGTCGGCGGCACGGGTGTCATCACCATCGGCCAGCTGCTGGGCATGGCGGCGCACATCGAGGGCAAGGGCATCGTCACGCAGGATGCGGCTGGCTTGGCCCAAAAGGGCGGTGCCACGTGGAGCCATGCGCTCATCGGCGAATCGCAGGACGCGATTCGCACCACGCGCGTCGGCACTGCCGCGGCCGACCTCATTCTTGCGGCCGATCCGCTGGTGGCGGTGAACGCCGAAACCCTGGCGCGCATGCGCGAAGGGCGCACGCACGTGGCGCTCAACACGCACAGCACGCCCACGGCCGCTTTTGTGCGCAATTCCAACTGGGTCAATCCGCAAGACGATTGCGCGAACCAGATCGCGCGCGTCGTGGGCACCGATGCGCTCGGCACCTTCGATGCGGATGCTGCCGCCACGACGCTGATGGGCGACAGCCTCTACGCCAACCCGATGCTGCTGGGCTTTGCCTGGCAAAAGGGCTGGATCCCGCTGGCACTCGAGTCGCTGCTGCGGGCCATCGAGCTCAACGCCGTGGCGGTCGATAACAACAAGGCCGCCTTTGCCTGGGGCCGCCAGGCGGCGGCCAACCCGGACGCACTGCAAAAGCGCGTTCGCCCCGGCCACGTCATCGAGTTCAAGAAGCGCGAAACCGTCGAAAGCCTGGTGGCGCGCCGGGCCGAATTTCTGACGGGCTACCAGAACGCGGCTTATGCCGACGAATACCGGCAGTTCGTGGGCAAGGTGCAGCAGGCCGAATCGGTGCTGGGCAAGACCGCGCTGACCGAGACCGTTGCCCGCTACCTGTTCAAGCTGATGGCGTACAAGGACGAATACGAAGTGGCGCGCCTGCACACCGACCGCAGCTTCCTGGACCGGGTCGAGGGCATGTTCGAGGGCGAGATGGGGAAGGACTTCAAGCTCAACTACCACCTTGCGCCTCCTATCATCGCCAAGAAGAACACCAAGGGCGAGCTGCAGAAACAGCAATTCGGCCCGTGGATGCTCTCCGGCTTCAGGCTGCTGGCGCGGCTCAAGGGCCTGCGCGGCACTGCCCTGGACATCTTCGGGCGCACCGAAGAGCGCAAGACCGAGCGCGCGCTCATCGGCGAATACCGTGCGAGCATCGAAGAGGTGATTGCCGGCCTGCACGCCGAGAACCACGCGCTGGCGCTGGAGATTGCCAGCCTGCCCGAGCAGATTCGCGGCTACGGCCATGTGAAGGAGCGCAACCTGGCCGCTGCCCGCACCCGCTGGAGCGAATTGCTCGCCAAGTGGCGCAACCCGCAGTCGGCGCAGCGCGCGGCAGCCTGA
- a CDS encoding ABC transporter ATP-binding protein, protein MSSTTDTPPLVSLRHVSKRFANGTLALQGMTLDIGEHDFISFLGPSGCGKSTALRLIAGLTRLSSGDMHWSGTNTGKTQSDRDLGFVFQEPTLMPWAKVFDNVWLPLKLAGMSRDAAAPVVQQVLEMVGLSRFADVYPRELSGGMKMRVSIARALVTHPRLLLMDEPFAALDEMTRIKLNNDLLAIWREHRFSVVFVTHSVYESVYLSNRIVVMAARPGRVIDEIRIDEPYPRGEEFRTSSRYNAHCTAVSQSLHGALHDVDH, encoded by the coding sequence ATGAGCTCCACCACCGACACCCCGCCGCTGGTCAGCCTGCGCCACGTCAGCAAGCGTTTTGCCAACGGCACGCTCGCGTTGCAGGGCATGACGCTCGACATCGGCGAGCACGACTTCATCAGCTTTCTCGGCCCCTCGGGCTGCGGCAAGAGCACCGCACTCAGGCTCATCGCCGGGCTCACGAGGCTCAGCTCGGGCGACATGCACTGGTCCGGCACCAACACCGGAAAGACGCAAAGCGACCGCGACCTGGGTTTCGTGTTCCAGGAGCCCACGCTCATGCCCTGGGCCAAGGTGTTCGACAACGTGTGGCTGCCGCTCAAGCTGGCCGGCATGAGCCGCGACGCGGCCGCACCGGTGGTGCAGCAGGTGCTGGAGATGGTCGGCCTATCGCGCTTTGCCGACGTGTATCCGCGCGAGCTTTCGGGCGGCATGAAGATGCGCGTGTCGATTGCGCGCGCGCTGGTCACGCATCCGCGCCTGTTGCTGATGGACGAGCCCTTCGCCGCGCTCGACGAAATGACGCGCATCAAGCTCAACAACGACCTGCTCGCCATCTGGCGCGAGCATCGCTTCTCGGTCGTGTTCGTCACGCACAGCGTGTACGAGTCGGTGTATCTCTCGAACCGCATCGTGGTGATGGCCGCGCGCCCCGGCCGCGTGATCGACGAGATCCGTATCGACGAACCGTATCCGCGGGGCGAAGAATTCCGCACCTCGAGCCGCTACAACGCGCACTGCACGGCGGTGTCGCAATCCCTTCACGGAGCGCTGCATGACGTCGATCACTGA
- a CDS encoding MFS transporter → MPPISPEETPIPPTRPQPPKFAALEPLKLPVFRMLWSTWLIANICMWMSDVAAAWMMTSLTTSPVWVALVQSASTLPVFLLGLPSGALADILDRRRWLVATQFWLAGTAIVLCAAIALDMMTAPLLLALTFANGIGLALRWPVFSAIVPELVPRPQLPAALGLNGIAMNASRIIGPLTAGMLIASAGSVWVFALNAVLSVASGFVVLRWRREHKPNPLGRERLISAMRVGVQFVWQSQRMRAVLSRITIFFFHSTALLALLPLLARNLEGGGAGTFTLLLAAMGSGAIIAVLFLPRLRQALGRDQLVLRGTALQSLATGVMAFAPNAWVAVPAMFFGGMAWITVANSLSVSAQLALPDWVRARGMSTYQMAIMGASAIGAALWGQVATVTNLRSSLEIAAVSGTLLMLAALRWVTDVSGEEADMSPARAGWAAGPPAEKPEENGRVVITIEYMIDPARAAAFHLVMHQTRRARLGQGAIGWELLHDISEPGRYVEEIVDESWTDHLRRFNRATAADMALRERRLAFHIGESPPVVTRYVVKR, encoded by the coding sequence ATGCCACCGATTTCCCCCGAAGAGACACCCATTCCCCCCACCCGGCCGCAGCCGCCGAAGTTCGCGGCGCTGGAGCCGCTCAAGCTGCCCGTGTTCCGCATGCTGTGGAGCACCTGGCTCATCGCCAACATCTGCATGTGGATGAGCGACGTGGCGGCGGCGTGGATGATGACTTCGCTGACCACTTCGCCCGTCTGGGTGGCGCTGGTGCAGTCGGCCTCCACCTTACCGGTGTTCCTGCTGGGCCTGCCCAGCGGGGCGTTGGCCGACATTCTCGATCGCCGGCGCTGGCTGGTGGCCACGCAGTTCTGGCTGGCGGGAACGGCCATCGTGCTGTGCGCTGCCATCGCACTGGACATGATGACCGCGCCGCTTCTGCTGGCGCTCACTTTCGCCAACGGCATTGGCCTGGCGCTGCGCTGGCCGGTGTTCTCGGCCATCGTGCCCGAGCTGGTGCCACGGCCGCAGTTGCCGGCGGCGCTGGGCCTGAACGGCATCGCAATGAACGCCTCGCGCATCATCGGCCCGCTCACGGCAGGCATGCTGATTGCCAGCGCGGGCAGCGTCTGGGTGTTTGCGCTCAATGCGGTGCTGTCGGTGGCCTCGGGCTTCGTGGTGCTGCGCTGGCGGCGCGAGCACAAGCCCAACCCGCTCGGGCGCGAGCGGCTCATCAGCGCCATGCGCGTGGGCGTGCAGTTCGTGTGGCAGTCGCAGCGCATGCGGGCGGTGCTCTCGCGCATCACGATCTTCTTTTTTCACTCCACCGCGCTGCTTGCGCTGCTACCGCTCCTGGCGCGCAACCTCGAGGGCGGCGGTGCCGGCACCTTCACGCTGCTGCTGGCGGCCATGGGCTCGGGCGCGATCATCGCGGTGCTGTTTCTGCCGCGGCTACGCCAGGCGCTGGGGCGCGACCAGCTGGTGCTGCGCGGCACGGCGCTGCAATCGCTCGCCACCGGGGTGATGGCCTTTGCGCCCAACGCGTGGGTCGCAGTGCCTGCCATGTTCTTCGGCGGCATGGCGTGGATCACCGTGGCCAATTCGCTCTCGGTATCGGCGCAACTGGCGCTGCCCGACTGGGTGCGCGCGCGCGGAATGTCGACCTACCAGATGGCCATCATGGGTGCGAGCGCGATCGGTGCAGCCCTTTGGGGCCAGGTGGCCACCGTGACCAACCTGCGCTCCAGCCTGGAGATTGCGGCGGTGAGCGGCACGCTGCTGATGCTGGCGGCGCTGCGCTGGGTGACCGACGTCTCGGGTGAAGAGGCCGACATGAGCCCCGCGCGCGCCGGCTGGGCCGCCGGCCCGCCTGCAGAAAAGCCCGAAGAAAACGGCCGCGTGGTGATCACCATCGAATACATGATCGACCCCGCACGCGCGGCGGCCTTCCACCTCGTGATGCACCAGACGCGCCGCGCACGGCTCGGCCAGGGGGCCATCGGCTGGGAGCTGCTGCACGACATTTCGGAGCCCGGCCGCTACGTGGAAGAGATCGTCGACGAAAGCTGGACCGACCACCTGCGCCGCTTCAACCGCGCCACGGCCGCCGACATGGCCTTGCGCGAACGGCGGCTGGCGTTTCACATCGGCGAGTCGCCGCCCGTGGTGACGCGCTACGTGGTGAAGCGCTGA
- a CDS encoding basic amino acid ABC transporter substrate-binding protein, with protein MNSIRRTLALGLAAAALAFGAQAQNRELTVASSATYAPFAFENKDKQIVGFDIDIINAIAKQQGLKIKVVNTPFTGIFGALNNGDVDLVISGVTINEKRKQSYDFTPPYFAARQLIALPKSSTVASLKDLAGKKIAVVSASTADDIASREFGKTSPNIRRFESTPLIISELAGGGVDAAMGDNGVIAYRVAQNPELKTIDDKSFPEEGFGIVVKKGDKALLDKLTAGLAAIRADGSYNTIYKKWFNKDPNAR; from the coding sequence ATGAACTCCATCCGCCGCACCCTGGCGCTCGGCCTTGCCGCCGCCGCGCTCGCCTTTGGCGCCCAGGCACAGAACCGCGAACTCACCGTGGCCTCGAGCGCCACCTATGCGCCTTTCGCCTTCGAGAACAAGGACAAGCAGATCGTCGGCTTCGACATCGACATCATCAACGCCATCGCCAAGCAGCAAGGCCTGAAGATCAAGGTGGTCAACACGCCGTTCACCGGCATCTTCGGCGCGCTCAACAACGGCGACGTCGACCTCGTGATTTCGGGCGTCACCATCAACGAAAAGCGCAAGCAGAGCTACGACTTCACGCCGCCCTACTTTGCGGCGCGCCAGCTCATCGCACTGCCCAAGAGCAGCACGGTCGCCTCGCTGAAGGATCTTGCCGGCAAGAAGATTGCCGTGGTGAGCGCCTCCACCGCCGACGACATCGCCTCGCGCGAGTTCGGCAAGACCAGCCCCAACATCCGCCGCTTCGAGAGCACGCCGCTCATCATTTCGGAACTGGCCGGCGGCGGCGTCGATGCCGCCATGGGCGACAACGGCGTGATCGCCTACCGCGTGGCGCAAAATCCCGAGCTCAAGACCATCGACGACAAGTCCTTCCCTGAAGAGGGCTTCGGCATCGTCGTGAAGAAGGGCGACAAGGCGCTGCTCGACAAGCTCACGGCCGGCCTGGCTGCGATCCGCGCCGACGGCAGCTACAACACGATCTACAAGAAGTGGTTCAACAAGGACCCGAACGCCCGATGA
- a CDS encoding creatininase family protein — translation MNPVPLRSRFWSDLTSEEFSRLDRERLIAVLPVGATEQHGPHLPMSTDTATIDGMVRATLPHLPDDLPVLFLPTVPYGKSNEHSRYPGTLTVSANTLISMWKDIGACVAKAGVRKLVLYNSHGGQMSVMDIVARDLREEHGMMVVAANWYTLGLPEGLFTAHEGRHGIHAGDLESSVMLHLTPNYVRKDQFQNFSSMTEQLAAENKFLSITPSGKLGWQMHDINPSGAAGDATRATAEKGAAVLDHVGRRFVELLHEVDRFPLSRLANEPAWK, via the coding sequence ATGAACCCGGTCCCCCTGCGCAGCCGTTTCTGGTCCGACCTGACCAGCGAAGAGTTCTCCCGCCTCGACCGTGAACGGCTCATTGCCGTGCTGCCGGTGGGCGCCACCGAACAGCACGGGCCCCATCTGCCCATGTCGACCGACACGGCCACCATCGACGGCATGGTGCGCGCCACCCTCCCGCACCTGCCCGACGACCTGCCGGTGCTGTTTCTCCCCACCGTGCCCTACGGCAAGAGCAACGAGCACTCGCGCTACCCCGGCACGCTCACCGTGTCCGCGAACACGCTCATCTCGATGTGGAAGGACATCGGCGCCTGCGTTGCGAAGGCCGGGGTGCGCAAGCTGGTGCTCTACAACAGCCACGGCGGCCAGATGAGCGTGATGGACATCGTGGCGCGCGACCTGCGCGAGGAGCACGGCATGATGGTCGTGGCCGCCAACTGGTACACGCTCGGCCTGCCCGAAGGCCTGTTCACCGCGCATGAGGGCAGGCACGGCATTCACGCGGGCGACCTCGAAAGCTCGGTGATGCTGCACCTCACGCCCAACTACGTGCGGAAGGACCAGTTCCAGAACTTCAGCTCGATGACCGAGCAGCTGGCCGCCGAGAACAAGTTTCTCTCCATCACGCCCAGCGGCAAGCTCGGCTGGCAGATGCACGACATCAACCCTTCGGGCGCCGCCGGCGACGCCACGCGCGCCACCGCCGAGAAGGGCGCCGCGGTGCTCGACCACGTGGGCCGGCGTTTTGTCGAACTGCTGCACGAGGTCGACCGCTTTCCGCTCTCGCGCCTTGCCAACGAGCCCGCCTGGAAATGA
- a CDS encoding amino acid ABC transporter permease, with translation MEQPILLFGWFRWDILVEYKDLFWQGAWMTLRMTVVCVLLGASWGLCLALARLAQPRHAPWTWVARFFLRWPATVYVSFFRGTPLFVQILLIHFAVMPVFIHPTTGLLIDGDLARTLKQEHGALISGVVALTLNSAAYISEVFRAGIQSISRGQFDAGRSIGFTPAQVMRYVVLPQAFRRMLPPLGNNAIALLKDTSLVSAIGLAELAYAARTVAGAYARYWEPYLAISVVYWVMTLVLTTMLRRLEHRLARSDRG, from the coding sequence ATGGAACAGCCGATCCTGTTGTTCGGATGGTTCCGCTGGGACATCCTGGTCGAATACAAAGACCTGTTCTGGCAAGGCGCCTGGATGACGCTGCGCATGACGGTGGTGTGCGTGCTGCTGGGCGCAAGCTGGGGCCTGTGCCTGGCGCTCGCGCGGCTCGCGCAGCCGCGCCATGCGCCCTGGACCTGGGTTGCGCGGTTCTTTCTGCGGTGGCCGGCGACGGTGTACGTGAGCTTCTTTCGCGGCACGCCTCTCTTCGTGCAGATCCTGCTGATTCACTTCGCGGTGATGCCGGTGTTCATTCATCCCACCACCGGCCTCCTTATCGACGGCGACCTAGCGCGCACGCTTAAGCAGGAACACGGCGCGCTCATTTCCGGCGTGGTGGCGCTCACGCTCAACTCCGCGGCCTACATTTCCGAAGTGTTCCGCGCCGGCATCCAGTCGATCTCGCGCGGACAGTTCGATGCGGGCCGGTCGATCGGCTTCACGCCCGCGCAGGTCATGCGCTACGTGGTGCTGCCGCAGGCCTTCCGCCGCATGCTGCCGCCGCTTGGCAACAACGCGATCGCCTTGCTGAAAGACACCTCCCTGGTCTCGGCCATCGGCTTGGCCGAACTGGCCTACGCCGCACGCACGGTGGCCGGCGCCTATGCGCGCTACTGGGAGCCGTACCTTGCGATTTCGGTGGTGTACTGGGTCATGACGCTGGTGCTCACCACGATGCTGCGGCGGCTCGAACACCGCCTGGCGCGCAGCGACAGGGGATAG
- the yajC gene encoding preprotein translocase subunit YajC yields the protein MFISSAFAQTAPAASGGGDMLSSLGSMLPLVLMFVVLYFVMIRPQMKRQKEARAMIEALAKGDEVATAGGVLGKITSLGDQYLGLEIANGVEIKIQRSAVIQVLPKGAVK from the coding sequence TTGTTCATTTCCTCTGCTTTCGCCCAAACCGCGCCCGCTGCTTCCGGCGGTGGCGACATGTTGTCTTCGCTGGGCAGCATGCTGCCCCTGGTGCTGATGTTCGTGGTGCTGTATTTCGTGATGATCCGCCCGCAGATGAAGCGCCAGAAAGAAGCCCGCGCCATGATCGAGGCGCTGGCCAAGGGCGACGAGGTGGCAACGGCCGGCGGCGTGCTGGGCAAGATCACCTCGCTCGGCGACCAGTACCTGGGCCTTGAAATTGCCAATGGCGTGGAGATCAAGATCCAGCGCAGCGCTGTGATCCAGGTCTTGCCCAAGGGCGCCGTCAAGTAA